A genomic segment from Bacillus alveayuensis encodes:
- a CDS encoding DNA-binding transcriptional MerR regulator (product_source=COG0789; cath_funfam=1.10.1660.10; cog=COG0789; pfam=PF13411; smart=SM00422; superfamily=46955), whose protein sequence is MEYTVNQLAKLAGVTGRTLRYYDEIGILKPARINSSGYRIYGQKEVDKLQQILFYRELDVDLETIKKLSTHHPLTASRH, encoded by the coding sequence ATGGAGTATACAGTCAATCAACTCGCGAAATTGGCTGGAGTAACAGGCAGAACGTTGCGATATTACGATGAAATTGGCATTCTGAAGCCGGCGAGAATCAATTCGTCTGGGTATCGCATCTATGGACAAAAAGAAGTTGATAAGCTCCAGCAAATTCTCTTTTACAGGGAGCTTGATGTTGATTTGGAAACGATCAAAAAATTGTCAACTCACCATCCTTTGACGGCATCAAGGCATTAA
- a CDS encoding drug/metabolite transporter (DMT)-like permease (product_source=COG0697; cog=COG0697; pfam=PF00892; superfamily=103481; transmembrane_helix_parts=Inside_1_4,TMhelix_5_24,Outside_25_38,TMhelix_39_58,Inside_59_70,TMhelix_71_93,Outside_94_97,TMhelix_98_120,Inside_121_128,TMhelix_129_146,Outside_147_150,TMhelix_151_173,Inside_174_179,TMhelix_180_202,Outside_203_211,TMhelix_212_234,Inside_235_245,TMhelix_246_268,Outside_269_272,TMhelix_273_291,Inside_292_297), giving the protein MKQNLLGAIFLSLAASMWGGMYVVSKYVLDFIPPLTLLWLRYVIALVFLFVVLKIVQIKNKNRVTLKKRDWLLIAWIGFIGYFVSIALQFIGTKLSNAHTGALITSATPAFIVIFARLILKEKFTVRKIISVLLATLGVVIVIGWDKNVGTYLLGSTILVGAAATWALLSVYVKVASKRFSSLAITTYAVLFAMVFTTPLMIWELQLHDVYYQHILIILGVIYLGIVSTAGAFFLWNKGMELMDAGIGSLFFFFQPLVGAFLGWLLLNEKLDVNFFIGGMLIIAGVVIVTLQNQKSF; this is encoded by the coding sequence ATGAAACAAAATTTACTTGGAGCAATATTTTTATCTTTAGCCGCAAGTATGTGGGGCGGCATGTATGTAGTTAGCAAATATGTTTTAGATTTCATTCCACCTTTAACGTTATTATGGTTACGCTATGTCATAGCTCTTGTTTTTTTGTTTGTCGTATTAAAAATCGTTCAGATAAAAAATAAAAATCGAGTAACTTTAAAGAAACGCGATTGGTTACTTATAGCCTGGATTGGTTTTATAGGTTATTTTGTATCAATTGCTTTACAATTCATTGGTACAAAGTTATCTAATGCACATACAGGAGCGTTAATTACATCGGCTACACCTGCATTTATTGTCATCTTCGCAAGGCTTATATTAAAGGAAAAGTTTACTGTTCGAAAGATTATTTCGGTGTTATTAGCAACTTTAGGTGTAGTCATTGTAATTGGATGGGATAAAAATGTTGGAACCTATCTTTTAGGTAGTACCATTCTAGTGGGAGCCGCAGCTACTTGGGCGTTATTATCAGTCTATGTAAAAGTTGCTTCAAAGCGTTTTTCGTCACTAGCCATAACTACTTATGCAGTATTATTTGCAATGGTTTTTACAACACCATTAATGATATGGGAACTTCAATTACATGATGTATATTATCAACATATTTTAATCATTTTAGGGGTTATTTATCTTGGGATAGTTTCAACTGCTGGGGCTTTTTTTCTTTGGAATAAAGGAATGGAACTTATGGATGCTGGAATAGGTTCATTGTTTTTCTTTTTCCAGCCACTCGTAGGTGCTTTCTTAGGATGGCTTTTGCTAAATGAAAAGTTAGACGTTAACTTCTTTATTGGTGGTATGTTAATTATAGCAGGTGTTGTAATCGTAACTTTACAAAATCAAAAATCTTTTTAA
- a CDS encoding FMN-dependent NADH-azoreductase (product_source=KO:K01118; cath_funfam=3.40.50.360; cog=COG1182; ko=KO:K01118; pfam=PF02525; superfamily=52218) produces MTKVLYITAHPLDETQSYSMAVGKAFIDTYKEVNPDHEVVHIDLYKENIPQIDVDVFSGWGKLQSGKGFEELSDEEKAKVGRLSELCDQFISADKYIFVTPMWNFSFPPVLKSYIDAVAVAGKTFKYTEQGPVGLLTDKKALHIQARGGIYSEGPAAQMEMGHRYLEAIMQFFGVPSFEGLFVEGHAAMPDKAEEIKEKAIARAKDLAHTF; encoded by the coding sequence ATGACAAAAGTATTGTACATCACGGCTCATCCACTTGATGAAACTCAATCTTACAGCATGGCAGTAGGTAAAGCATTTATTGATACTTACAAAGAAGTAAATCCAGATCATGAAGTCGTGCATATCGACCTATATAAAGAAAATATTCCTCAAATAGATGTTGATGTATTTAGTGGTTGGGGAAAACTTCAATCTGGAAAAGGATTTGAAGAACTTTCTGATGAAGAAAAAGCGAAAGTTGGTCGACTTTCAGAGTTATGTGACCAATTTATTTCTGCGGATAAATATATTTTTGTAACACCTATGTGGAATTTTTCATTCCCGCCAGTCCTAAAATCTTATATTGATGCCGTTGCTGTTGCTGGTAAAACGTTTAAATACACTGAACAAGGACCAGTAGGGCTTTTAACCGATAAGAAAGCATTACATATTCAAGCCCGTGGAGGCATTTATTCAGAAGGTCCAGCAGCTCAAATGGAAATGGGACACCGTTATCTAGAAGCAATTATGCAATTCTTTGGCGTTCCTTCTTTTGAAGGCTTATTTGTTGAAGGACATGCAGCCATGCCTGATAAAGCAGAAGAAATTAAAGAGAAGGCCATTGCACGAGCAAAAGATTTAGCTCATACTTTTTAA
- a CDS encoding putative transcriptional regulator (product_source=KO:K07729; cath_funfam=1.10.260.40; cog=COG1476; ko=KO:K07729; pfam=PF01381; smart=SM00530; superfamily=47413): MNNTVKIARIQANLTQQELAEKTGVTRQTISLIEKGKYNPTLKLCLEICYVLNKTLDELFWVERESENDEKNHR; this comes from the coding sequence ATGAATAACACCGTAAAAATTGCCCGGATTCAAGCGAACTTAACGCAGCAAGAACTAGCGGAAAAAACAGGAGTGACACGGCAAACAATTAGCTTGATTGAAAAAGGAAAGTATAATCCTACATTAAAATTATGTTTGGAAATTTGCTATGTCTTAAACAAAACATTAGATGAATTGTTTTGGGTGGAAAGGGAGAGTGAAAATGATGAAAAAAATCACAGATGA
- a CDS encoding hypothetical protein (product_source=Hypo-rule applied; pfam=PF07739; superfamily=89082) → MSDNEKFEAFKRKLIDENEKKYGKEARAKYGEEIVNKSNQKLKEMTEKQYAEVNKLGEEVLNVLNEAFLTGNPAGELAQKAADLHRQWLSFFWTHYTKEAHRGVTQMYVEDERFRAYYDQKHRGAAEFLRDAVLIYTGMNIK, encoded by the coding sequence ATGAGCGATAACGAAAAATTTGAAGCTTTTAAACGAAAGCTGATTGATGAAAACGAAAAGAAATATGGGAAAGAGGCAAGAGCCAAATATGGCGAAGAGATCGTCAACAAATCCAATCAAAAATTGAAGGAAATGACGGAGAAGCAGTATGCTGAGGTGAACAAGCTGGGAGAAGAGGTTTTGAACGTACTGAATGAAGCGTTTTTAACAGGAAATCCAGCAGGCGAATTAGCACAGAAAGCCGCCGACCTTCATCGCCAATGGTTAAGCTTCTTTTGGACTCATTATACGAAAGAAGCACATAGAGGAGTAACGCAAATGTATGTCGAGGATGAAAGGTTTAGAGCTTATTATGATCAAAAACATCGTGGAGCCGCTGAATTTTTAAGAGATGCCGTGCTGATTTATACTGGGATGAACATCAAATAA
- a CDS encoding hypothetical protein (product_source=Hypo-rule applied; superfamily=103473; transmembrane_helix_parts=Inside_1_19,TMhelix_20_38,Outside_39_47,TMhelix_48_70,Inside_71_82,TMhelix_83_105,Outside_106_114,TMhelix_115_134,Inside_135_145) has product MMKKITDERLLIKNLKNIRIAFVIQSVGIIGILLYDAITKGITSMTHQPLWIVFMITSIVLGYLQMSISIDYENPSKKVKPSTYFKGLSAILGISIVIAFLVYLSPESGLKESNIVGIVLFLSMLAPYSYIYYLRKKKYEDEEDE; this is encoded by the coding sequence ATGATGAAAAAAATCACAGATGAACGATTGCTTATAAAAAATTTAAAAAATATCCGGATAGCGTTTGTGATCCAATCGGTGGGGATTATAGGAATTTTACTTTACGATGCTATTACGAAAGGCATTACCAGCATGACTCATCAACCTTTATGGATTGTATTTATGATTACGTCCATTGTTTTAGGGTATTTGCAAATGAGTATTTCTATAGATTACGAAAATCCAAGCAAAAAAGTAAAACCTAGTACTTATTTCAAAGGATTGTCTGCCATTTTAGGAATTAGTATCGTGATCGCTTTCCTAGTTTATTTAAGCCCTGAAAGCGGCCTTAAAGAGTCAAACATAGTTGGTATTGTCCTCTTCTTATCCATGCTCGCTCCTTATTCATACATTTACTATTTAAGAAAAAAGAAATATGAAGATGAAGAAGATGAATAA
- a CDS encoding mercuric reductase (product_source=KO:K00520; cath_funfam=3.30.390.30,3.30.70.100,3.50.50.60; cog=COG1249,COG2608; ko=KO:K00520; pfam=PF00403,PF02852,PF07992; superfamily=51905,55008,55424; tigrfam=TIGR02053), with translation MPNRKYRLSIEGMTCTSCERHVEEALSTIGAENVEANFRRGEAIFELPEHIDIDKAKGAVNKAHYKAGEAEAIHQQESSALEAEDNYDYDFIVIGSGAAAFSAAIKAVEYGAKVAMIERGTIGGTCVNIGCVPSKTMLRAGEINYLAGHHPFDGLTTSAGPVHLQTLIEQKDVLVKKMRQQKYVDLIDDYGFELIHGEAKFVDEKTIEINGTLLTAQRFLIATGASPAIPDIEGLEHVDYLTSTSLLQLKELPKSLVVIGSGYIGMELGQLFHHLGVTVTLMQRSPRILKNYDPEISQAVLEALTKQGINVITGVAFERIKQHGNMKRVYFSMNGEIKTIDAEQLLIATGRKPNISSIHLEAAKVEIGDRGEIKVDDYLRTSNPRIYAAGDVTMGPQFVYVAAYQGGIAADNAIGGLNRKVNLEVVPSVTFTTPSVASVGLTEEQAKQKGIEVKTSTLPLDAVPRAIVNRETTGLFKLVVEAKTGKVLGVHVVAENAGEVIYAATLAVKFGLTVEDLRETLAPYLTMTEGLKLTALTFDKDVSKLSCCAG, from the coding sequence ATGCCAAACCGTAAATATCGTTTATCTATCGAAGGAATGACATGTACAAGCTGTGAAAGGCATGTAGAGGAGGCGCTGTCCACCATTGGTGCCGAAAATGTAGAAGCGAATTTTCGACGCGGGGAAGCCATCTTTGAATTGCCAGAACATATAGATATTGATAAAGCTAAAGGAGCTGTGAATAAGGCTCATTATAAGGCAGGTGAAGCTGAAGCTATTCATCAGCAAGAAAGTTCTGCCCTTGAAGCTGAAGATAATTATGATTATGACTTTATTGTAATTGGTTCTGGTGCGGCTGCCTTTTCTGCAGCGATCAAAGCAGTTGAGTACGGTGCGAAAGTAGCGATGATTGAACGTGGAACGATTGGCGGCACTTGCGTCAATATCGGCTGCGTTCCATCGAAAACAATGCTGCGCGCCGGGGAAATCAATTATTTAGCAGGACACCACCCTTTCGACGGACTAACGACTTCAGCAGGTCCTGTTCATTTGCAGACATTAATCGAACAAAAAGATGTGTTAGTAAAGAAAATGCGACAGCAAAAGTACGTCGACTTAATCGATGACTATGGGTTTGAACTGATTCATGGAGAAGCGAAATTTGTTGATGAGAAAACGATTGAAATAAATGGAACGCTACTGACCGCTCAACGATTTTTAATTGCGACAGGTGCTTCTCCAGCCATTCCTGACATTGAAGGATTAGAACATGTCGATTATTTAACAAGCACTTCCTTATTACAGTTAAAGGAGTTGCCGAAAAGCCTTGTGGTCATCGGTTCTGGTTATATTGGAATGGAACTTGGACAACTGTTTCACCATCTTGGCGTCACCGTAACACTCATGCAACGCAGCCCAAGAATCTTGAAAAACTATGATCCGGAAATTTCGCAGGCTGTCTTAGAGGCACTCACTAAACAAGGAATCAATGTGATTACTGGTGTTGCCTTTGAACGGATCAAGCAGCATGGCAACATGAAACGTGTTTATTTCTCGATGAATGGAGAAATCAAAACGATCGATGCCGAGCAATTGTTGATTGCGACGGGGCGGAAACCGAATATCTCCTCCATTCATCTTGAAGCGGCGAAGGTGGAAATTGGAGACCGTGGGGAAATTAAAGTCGATGACTATTTGCGGACATCAAACCCAAGAATTTATGCAGCGGGCGATGTAACAATGGGACCGCAGTTTGTATATGTAGCTGCCTATCAAGGCGGGATTGCGGCGGATAATGCCATTGGAGGATTGAACCGAAAAGTTAACTTAGAAGTTGTTCCATCTGTTACATTTACTACTCCATCCGTTGCGTCGGTAGGGTTAACGGAAGAACAAGCGAAACAAAAAGGGATAGAAGTTAAAACATCGACATTGCCACTTGATGCAGTGCCACGAGCAATTGTAAACCGTGAAACAACAGGATTGTTTAAGCTAGTGGTCGAAGCGAAAACAGGGAAGGTATTAGGCGTTCACGTCGTGGCGGAAAACGCTGGAGAAGTCATTTACGCGGCGACATTAGCTGTGAAATTTGGATTAACCGTCGAAGATTTACGTGAAACCCTCGCCCCGTACTTAACGATGACCGAAGGGCTGAAATTAACAGCTTTAACCTTTGACAAAGATGTAAGCAAACTCTCCTGTTGTGCTGGTTAG
- a CDS encoding putative SOS response-associated peptidase YedK (product_source=COG2135; cath_funfam=3.90.1680.10; cog=COG2135; pfam=PF02586; superfamily=143081): MCGRFTLTIDENKVLDRFNAVKANDFEYVRRYNIAPSQAVLAIVNDGEKNRLGQLRWGLIPFWAKDIKIGYKMINARAETLAEKPAFKHAFKRQRCIIPADGFYEWKKALKGKQPMRIKLKSDEVFGFAGLWDRWKSPEGTVIHSCTIITTEPNELMADIHNRMPVILRKEDEETWLNRSIEDNDLLHDLLKPFPADEMEAYQVSTLVNSPKNDVPELIKKI, translated from the coding sequence ATGTGTGGCAGATTTACCCTTACGATAGATGAAAATAAAGTCTTAGATCGGTTCAATGCTGTAAAAGCAAACGATTTTGAATATGTAAGACGTTACAACATTGCTCCCAGCCAAGCTGTGTTAGCCATTGTCAATGACGGTGAAAAAAACCGTCTAGGTCAGCTTCGTTGGGGTTTAATTCCTTTTTGGGCTAAAGACATTAAAATTGGTTATAAAATGATCAATGCTAGGGCTGAAACACTGGCCGAAAAACCGGCTTTTAAACATGCTTTTAAACGGCAGCGTTGCATTATTCCTGCAGATGGATTTTATGAATGGAAAAAAGCATTAAAAGGAAAGCAGCCGATGAGGATTAAATTGAAATCAGATGAGGTTTTCGGTTTCGCAGGGCTGTGGGATCGATGGAAATCACCTGAAGGGACCGTTATTCACTCCTGCACCATCATTACTACAGAGCCAAACGAGCTAATGGCAGATATTCATAACCGGATGCCGGTGATTCTCCGAAAAGAAGACGAAGAAACTTGGTTGAATAGAAGTATTGAAGACAATGATTTGCTACACGATCTTTTGAAGCCATTTCCAGCTGATGAGATGGAAGCCTATCAGGTTTCCACACTGGTGAATTCGCCGAAAAATGACGTGCCTGAATTGATCAAAAAGATTTGA
- a CDS encoding hypothetical protein (product_source=Hypo-rule applied; cath_funfam=2.60.40.10; pfam=PF06782), translated as MELFWMLQKTYGEMLQQVLECLDEELAKQRDKKRYYLKDKRTVRIQTLFGEVELRRNYYLDREKGVYTCLPKNW; from the coding sequence ATGGAATTGTTTTGGATGTTGCAAAAAACCTATGGGGAAATGCTTCAACAGGTACTAGAATGTCTGGATGAAGAGCTAGCGAAGCAACGAGATAAAAAACGCTATTACCTAAAAGATAAACGAACGGTACGCATCCAGACGCTCTTTGGGGAGGTGGAGCTCCGACGCAATTACTATTTGGATCGAGAAAAAGGCGTGTATACGTGCTTACCAAAAAACTGGTGA
- a CDS encoding uncharacterized protein YdhG (YjbR/CyaY superfamily) (product_source=COG5646; cog=COG5646; ko=KO:K05937; pfam=PF08818; superfamily=159888), with translation MEVFAKYLAGIDNPDHRDRTEEILAWVANKFPNLEPQIKWNMPIFTDHGTFIIGFSTAKHHLSVSPEQVGIAQFADDIAQAGYTATKGLFRIPWNKLVDYELLEKMIEFNIQDKAEYTNFWRK, from the coding sequence ATGGAAGTTTTTGCAAAATATTTAGCAGGTATCGATAACCCCGACCACCGCGACCGAACAGAGGAAATTTTGGCGTGGGTTGCTAATAAATTCCCAAATTTGGAACCGCAAATCAAGTGGAATATGCCAATATTTACTGATCACGGCACATTTATCATCGGCTTTTCCACAGCGAAGCATCATTTGAGCGTTTCACCCGAACAAGTAGGCATTGCGCAATTTGCCGATGACATTGCACAAGCTGGCTACACAGCTACCAAAGGCTTGTTTCGAATTCCGTGGAATAAGCTGGTAGATTACGAATTACTTGAGAAAATGATTGAATTTAATATTCAGGATAAAGCAGAATATACGAATTTTTGGCGGAAATAA